The Peribacillus simplex genome contains a region encoding:
- a CDS encoding bifunctional homocysteine S-methyltransferase/methylenetetrahydrofolate reductase: MNFRKDVKERILVGEGAMGTLLYSNGIDQCYEELNCTNPDQIESIHRAYLEAGADILQSNTYGANFNKLKRYGLEDEVSRINRQGVILAKKAAKGKAYVFGTIGAQRSIRKSDLSMEEIKRGFREQLYSLLMENPDGILLETFYDLEELETVLQIVKNETGLPIIANVSMHELGNLQNGIHLNEAFQKLEQLGADVVGVNCRLGPHHMIRALEEVSLPKQASIAIYPNASLPDYVDGRLVYKAVPEYFGSSALELREQGAAIIGGCCGTTPLHIQAVKNAIGSLAPVKEKYTKSREIEIIEVNDRGLERPLFEKAKTERTILVELDPPKKLGIESFMTGAEVLKKAGVDSITLADNSLASPRISNDALANLLKNQLNIEPMVHITCRDRNLIGLQSHLMGLQTVGLNEILIITGDPSKIGDFPGATSVYDLSSFDLISMVKQFNEGLSYSGQSLGQRANFKIAAAFNPNVKYLDKAVLRMEKKIACGAQSFLTQPIYSVEQIEEVYEATKHLETPIFIGIMPLTSTRNAEFIHNEIPGIKLPDNVRRAMALAGDDPVKSRIEGVNIARELVDAAREKFKGIYLITPFLRYEMTAELTKYIRKVDSKHTSEVAVHE, encoded by the coding sequence ATGAATTTTCGTAAAGACGTGAAAGAAAGAATACTGGTTGGGGAAGGGGCAATGGGGACCTTATTGTATTCAAATGGCATCGATCAATGCTATGAGGAATTAAACTGCACGAACCCAGATCAAATAGAGTCCATCCACCGTGCCTATTTGGAAGCTGGTGCAGATATCCTTCAATCGAATACATACGGAGCCAATTTCAACAAATTGAAACGGTATGGACTTGAAGATGAGGTAAGCAGAATCAATCGCCAGGGAGTCATTCTTGCAAAAAAAGCGGCAAAAGGAAAGGCATACGTCTTCGGTACAATAGGGGCACAGCGGAGCATCAGGAAATCGGATTTAAGTATGGAAGAGATAAAACGGGGTTTTCGTGAACAGCTATACAGTCTTTTGATGGAAAACCCTGATGGGATTCTCTTGGAAACATTTTATGACCTTGAAGAACTGGAAACCGTCCTGCAAATCGTTAAAAATGAAACTGGATTGCCAATCATCGCAAATGTTTCGATGCATGAACTGGGAAATCTTCAAAATGGAATCCATTTAAATGAAGCCTTTCAAAAACTTGAGCAATTGGGTGCCGATGTTGTTGGGGTAAACTGCCGTCTCGGTCCACATCATATGATTCGTGCCTTGGAAGAAGTGAGTTTGCCAAAGCAAGCATCAATTGCCATATACCCAAATGCCAGCCTCCCGGATTATGTGGATGGAAGGCTCGTCTATAAAGCTGTGCCGGAATATTTCGGTTCAAGTGCCCTAGAACTTCGTGAGCAGGGTGCCGCGATCATAGGAGGGTGCTGTGGAACAACTCCGCTGCATATTCAAGCTGTAAAGAATGCGATTGGAAGTTTGGCTCCTGTGAAAGAGAAATATACTAAATCCCGTGAAATAGAAATAATTGAAGTGAATGATAGAGGATTGGAACGTCCCCTGTTCGAAAAGGCCAAAACAGAAAGGACGATTCTAGTTGAACTTGATCCACCGAAAAAGTTAGGAATAGAGAGTTTCATGACTGGTGCTGAGGTTTTGAAAAAAGCAGGGGTCGATTCCATTACATTAGCGGATAATTCGCTTGCTTCACCAAGGATATCAAATGATGCACTGGCTAATTTACTGAAGAACCAATTGAATATAGAGCCGATGGTGCATATAACATGCCGTGATCGAAATTTGATTGGCCTGCAGTCACATTTAATGGGTCTGCAAACGGTGGGGCTGAACGAGATATTGATCATCACCGGAGACCCTTCAAAAATTGGGGACTTCCCGGGCGCCACTTCGGTTTATGATTTATCTTCCTTTGACCTAATAAGCATGGTCAAACAATTTAATGAAGGTCTTTCCTATTCCGGTCAAAGTTTGGGACAACGGGCAAATTTCAAAATTGCGGCAGCGTTCAATCCCAATGTGAAATATCTGGATAAAGCCGTACTGAGAATGGAAAAGAAGATTGCCTGCGGTGCTCAATCCTTCTTGACACAGCCAATCTATTCCGTGGAACAGATCGAAGAGGTATATGAAGCTACAAAACATTTAGAAACCCCGATTTTCATCGGAATCATGCCCTTGACAAGCACCCGGAACGCCGAATTCATCCATAATGAGATCCCAGGCATCAAATTGCCTGATAATGTTAGAAGAGCCATGGCGTTAGCGGGGGATGACCCTGTAAAGTCAAGGATTGAAGGAGTGAATATCGCACGGGAGCTAGTGGACGCGGCAAGGGAAAAATTCAAGGGCATATATTTAATCACTCCGTTCCTTCGCTATGAAATGACGGCGGAACTTACGAAATATATTAGAAAAGTCGATAGTAAACATACATCAGAGGTGGCAGTTCATGAATAA
- a CDS encoding MOSC domain-containing protein — MENGKIKALHAGKPKHEIFSNIDIFSAMDKQAQDNVTVTKSGIIGDGVGNEKFHGGPDRALCFYPFEHYSLWNEKFSKKLEIPAFGENLTIAGMKEETTYIGDIYQIGEVIVQINQGRIPCSTISHFNQEPKFLELVLKTSLTGYFARVLQEGTINKQNEIVLIDRLQEKISVHYAAEVILHKRDGLEGAKALLTLDSLAEDWKQRILKRVQTAKD, encoded by the coding sequence ATGGAAAATGGAAAAATCAAAGCACTTCATGCAGGGAAGCCAAAGCATGAAATTTTTTCGAATATCGATATCTTTTCAGCAATGGATAAACAAGCACAGGATAATGTGACAGTGACTAAATCAGGTATAATTGGTGATGGGGTAGGTAATGAAAAGTTCCATGGAGGTCCTGATCGAGCATTGTGTTTTTACCCCTTTGAGCATTATTCATTATGGAATGAAAAATTCTCTAAAAAGCTGGAAATTCCTGCATTCGGTGAAAATTTAACCATAGCGGGGATGAAGGAAGAAACAACGTATATCGGCGATATTTATCAAATAGGAGAAGTGATTGTTCAAATTAACCAGGGGAGGATACCTTGTTCGACCATTTCCCACTTCAATCAAGAACCTAAGTTTTTGGAACTCGTACTGAAAACGAGCTTAACTGGTTATTTTGCAAGAGTACTTCAAGAAGGAACGATAAATAAACAAAACGAGATTGTGCTGATAGATCGTTTGCAGGAAAAAATTTCAGTTCATTATGCAGCAGAGGTAATCCTTCATAAACGAGATGGGCTGGAAGGCGCAAAGGCTTTACTTACACTAGACTCGTTAGCGGAAGACTGGAAACAAAGGATCTTGAAGAGGGTTCAAACTGCAAAAGATTGA
- a CDS encoding Ku protein, with protein sequence MHTMWKGSISFGLVNIPIKLHAATEDKDISLRTLHKECHSPIKYEKVCPVCQKEVGKDDIVRAFEYTKGKFVVLEENELEQLKKQNEEKAVEIVDFVKIEEIDPIYFNRSYYMSPNDGGIKAYSLLRQALKESNKVGLAKIIIRSKEQMAVIRVVDNTLVMETIHYPDEVRSTADVPNIPANDTIVKKEIDTAVLLIDQLTTTFDPTKYTDDYRTALLELIESKKAGQTTITAKTKEPVSNNVTDLMEALQASIDRTKHDEPEMKKTTRKKVAPKKKKQA encoded by the coding sequence ATGCATACGATGTGGAAGGGGAGCATATCATTCGGTTTGGTGAACATTCCGATCAAACTTCATGCTGCAACGGAGGATAAGGATATTTCTTTGAGGACGTTGCATAAGGAATGTCATTCACCGATTAAATACGAAAAGGTTTGTCCGGTATGCCAGAAAGAAGTGGGGAAGGATGATATAGTCCGCGCTTTTGAGTATACAAAGGGAAAGTTTGTTGTATTGGAAGAAAATGAACTAGAACAACTGAAAAAACAAAACGAAGAAAAAGCCGTGGAAATCGTGGATTTCGTTAAAATTGAAGAAATAGATCCCATTTATTTTAACCGGAGTTATTACATGTCCCCTAATGACGGAGGGATAAAAGCTTATTCCCTTTTGAGGCAGGCCCTCAAGGAATCGAATAAGGTGGGGTTAGCGAAAATCATCATTCGCTCTAAAGAACAAATGGCGGTAATCCGAGTCGTTGATAATACCTTGGTGATGGAAACGATTCATTATCCGGATGAAGTTCGCTCCACAGCGGATGTTCCGAATATCCCTGCCAATGATACCATTGTAAAAAAAGAAATCGATACTGCCGTATTATTGATAGATCAATTAACGACTACTTTCGATCCGACGAAATACACCGATGACTATCGAACCGCGTTACTTGAATTGATTGAATCAAAGAAAGCTGGACAGACGACGATTACAGCTAAAACAAAAGAACCAGTTTCCAACAATGTTACCGATTTAATGGAGGCATTACAGGCATCCATTGACCGTACGAAACATGATGAACCGGAAATGAAAAAGACGACCCGAAAGAAAGTGGCACCGAAAAAAAAGAAACAAGCTTAA
- the ligD gene encoding DNA ligase D encodes MKPMLPTYYPEAPNSKDWRYEVKYDGFRAILTIDFDTISISSRNEKELSPQFPEIIAYIKDLDLEDYLPLQLDGELVWLTNQAKADFFQIQWRGRLGKQSLISEKARFSPCRFIAFDLLSISGKNVAAKPLEERRELMLNMGANLGFPMPPDPNDKALIQLIESFDVLENAMNKVTLLDGEGVVAKEIRGTWQEGKRTASWIKVKNWKTVSCFITALHKENGYVSLAVFKEGAVTKIGSVKNGLSAQDKRILHELIKQNASDEDAQFFYIHPSICIEVQFLHVYEENELREPQFSQWLLQTAPKECTWEKFVVGQYTFPDTVQITSRDKPLWITGDEQVVKVEYLHYLREVSAFFLPFLKDKLLTTIRYPHGTLDKERFFQKNKPDYAPSFIKTFIDEDIEYMLCNDIETLLWFGNQLALEFHAPFQKAGKTRPDEIVLDLDPPSIEFFFLAIKAAQEIKKVMESLRIKAFVKTSGNKGLQIHIPLPEDRFTYQETRIFTDFLGDYLSSSNPNEFTTERMKINRHNRLYLDFVQHSEGKTIILPYSPRGNSFAGVATPLFWEEVDESLQLKDFTLETIPSRIKREGCAFMDYRLIDNGPAFLEVLSFLKQKKTNN; translated from the coding sequence ATGAAACCGATGCTGCCAACCTATTACCCCGAAGCCCCCAACTCCAAGGATTGGCGTTATGAAGTCAAATATGACGGCTTTAGGGCTATTTTAACGATAGACTTCGATACCATAAGCATATCGAGTCGGAACGAAAAGGAATTATCACCACAATTCCCGGAAATCATTGCTTACATCAAAGATCTGGACCTGGAAGATTATCTCCCGCTTCAGTTAGATGGAGAATTGGTCTGGCTTACCAATCAGGCGAAAGCCGACTTTTTTCAAATACAGTGGCGAGGACGACTTGGGAAACAATCCTTAATTTCAGAAAAAGCCCGTTTTTCCCCATGCCGGTTTATAGCGTTTGACCTGCTTAGCATCAGCGGAAAAAACGTAGCAGCTAAACCTCTGGAAGAACGAAGGGAATTGATGTTGAATATGGGGGCAAATCTTGGCTTTCCCATGCCACCTGATCCCAACGATAAGGCTTTGATACAATTAATAGAGAGTTTTGATGTTTTGGAAAATGCTATGAATAAGGTCACCCTATTAGATGGCGAAGGGGTTGTCGCCAAGGAAATTCGTGGTACTTGGCAAGAAGGGAAACGTACTGCCTCATGGATTAAGGTGAAAAATTGGAAGACCGTTTCTTGTTTCATTACAGCATTGCACAAAGAAAATGGTTACGTTTCCCTCGCAGTTTTCAAAGAAGGTGCCGTAACCAAAATCGGAAGTGTTAAAAATGGACTGAGTGCTCAGGATAAAAGGATATTGCATGAACTGATCAAGCAAAATGCATCAGACGAAGACGCACAATTTTTTTATATCCATCCGTCCATTTGCATCGAAGTTCAATTCTTACACGTGTATGAGGAGAATGAATTGCGTGAGCCTCAGTTTTCACAATGGCTTTTACAAACTGCTCCCAAAGAATGTACCTGGGAGAAATTCGTGGTGGGTCAATATACATTTCCAGATACTGTACAAATAACTTCCAGGGATAAACCGCTTTGGATAACAGGAGATGAACAGGTGGTTAAGGTTGAATACCTTCATTATTTAAGGGAGGTTTCAGCTTTCTTCTTACCCTTCTTGAAGGATAAACTGCTTACGACGATCCGCTATCCTCATGGCACTTTGGATAAAGAAAGGTTTTTCCAGAAAAACAAACCTGATTATGCGCCGTCCTTTATTAAAACGTTCATTGATGAGGATATCGAGTATATGCTATGTAATGATATTGAAACGCTTCTTTGGTTTGGCAATCAACTTGCATTGGAATTCCATGCGCCATTTCAGAAAGCGGGTAAAACACGCCCCGACGAAATCGTCCTGGACTTGGATCCCCCTTCCATCGAATTTTTCTTCTTAGCGATAAAGGCCGCACAGGAAATAAAAAAGGTGATGGAATCATTAAGGATAAAAGCTTTTGTAAAAACTTCAGGAAACAAAGGACTTCAAATTCACATCCCACTGCCTGAAGACAGATTTACTTATCAGGAGACACGCATTTTCACTGACTTTCTCGGTGACTACTTATCAAGTTCCAACCCAAATGAATTTACAACGGAAAGAATGAAAATAAATCGGCATAATCGACTATACTTGGACTTTGTGCAGCATAGTGAAGGAAAAACCATCATCCTTCCTTATTCCCCGCGGGGAAATTCTTTCGCTGGTGTGGCCACACCTTTGTTTTGGGAGGAAGTGGACGAAAGTCTCCAATTAAAGGACTTTACGTTAGAAACCATTCCAAGCAGAATAAAAAGGGAAGGGTGTGCATTTATGGATTACAGACTCATTGATAATGGACCAGCCTTTTTGGAGGTTTTGTCGTTCCTAAAACAAAAAAAGACCAACAACTGA
- the dapF gene encoding diaminopimelate epimerase — protein MIIEGLKSHGSGNDFLIIDELTTTLTFTEEERKNFAKALCDRERLGADGILFVMKSEHADCRMRVFNADGSEASMCGNGLRCVARYANDVLGLDKMIVETMKANLLVEKTEDIYEGIPTFKVEISPVSFNVKDLPLVLAKEQLQNELLPELHDTLLFSALAVPNPHLITLVDSDVLRSDLQDELSTKVNQPNDLFPDGVNVSFVKALEPGSIYVRTFERGVGFTNACGTAMSASSLVTCSVGLNALESEISVYNNGGKVKCVVHHDEESQKYSIDLIGNATYEFKVLIEIDLDQPEKFKMLEKEDFELETSLYAKLQDEVQSYLKTKV, from the coding sequence ATGATTATTGAAGGTTTAAAAAGCCATGGTTCAGGAAATGATTTCTTAATCATTGATGAATTGACGACGACCCTGACGTTTACTGAAGAAGAGCGGAAAAATTTCGCCAAGGCCCTATGCGATAGGGAAAGGCTTGGGGCGGATGGGATTTTGTTCGTAATGAAAAGTGAACATGCCGATTGCCGGATGCGTGTCTTTAATGCGGATGGATCGGAAGCCTCGATGTGCGGCAATGGACTTCGCTGTGTTGCACGGTACGCGAACGACGTTCTGGGGCTCGATAAAATGATCGTGGAAACCATGAAGGCAAATCTACTCGTGGAAAAAACGGAAGATATTTATGAGGGAATTCCGACTTTCAAGGTGGAAATTTCCCCGGTAAGTTTTAATGTGAAGGATCTGCCTCTAGTTTTGGCTAAAGAACAATTGCAAAACGAATTATTGCCGGAACTTCATGATACCCTATTATTTTCGGCGTTGGCAGTACCTAATCCACATTTGATCACGCTCGTCGATAGCGATGTTTTGCGAAGTGATTTGCAGGACGAACTTTCAACAAAGGTCAATCAACCGAATGATCTTTTCCCTGATGGTGTCAATGTCAGCTTTGTGAAAGCGCTGGAACCAGGGAGCATTTATGTGCGGACATTCGAACGGGGGGTAGGCTTTACGAATGCATGTGGAACGGCGATGTCTGCTTCAAGCCTAGTAACATGCTCTGTTGGTTTAAACGCGTTGGAAAGTGAAATATCTGTCTACAATAACGGCGGAAAAGTTAAATGCGTGGTCCACCATGATGAAGAAAGCCAAAAATATTCAATTGATTTAATCGGGAACGCAACCTATGAATTCAAGGTATTGATTGAAATAGATTTAGATCAGCCTGAAAAATTTAAAATGCTTGAGAAAGAGGATTTTGAATTGGAAACAAGCTTATATGCCAAGCTTCAGGATGAAGTTCAAAGTTATTTGAAAACAAAAGTATAA
- a CDS encoding NCS2 family permease, with translation MKKLNLETFFHFSEYGTNGKREILAGVVGYFTIVYILIVNSLILSEAGIPINGAVIATILLSALSCVMIGLWANVPILLVPGMGVNALFAYTMVQGMGLSWQSALGAVFISGVIFVVIAFTKYSKLISDSIPSSIKEAISVGLGLFLMLIGLEKGGIITGGSSSIVALGDLSDPAVCATVLTFLLAITLFIKNVPGNFMITILAGSLIAYWFGTVQLSEIHFSGIDTASYGNLFFSLSFLEVNRIEFWISVFAMTMVLVFENIGLVYGHVDSINRQDAYKKSLQATSVSVLLSGLFGSSPTVATVETAAGIASGGRTGFTSVVTGVLFILSLLFIPVIKVIPDSAIAPILIIIGILMLGNIKKLNFSDLTESIPAIMIITIIPFTYSIADGMAFGFILYPFLKLVTGKAREVSAPMYVSAGMFIVYFIIGMIG, from the coding sequence ATGAAGAAATTAAACTTGGAAACGTTTTTTCATTTTTCTGAATATGGAACGAATGGAAAACGTGAAATCCTTGCTGGAGTGGTCGGCTATTTTACGATAGTCTATATTCTCATCGTGAATTCCCTGATTTTATCGGAAGCGGGCATTCCGATTAATGGTGCAGTGATTGCCACGATTCTTTTATCTGCTTTAAGCTGTGTCATGATAGGACTTTGGGCGAATGTCCCAATCCTTCTCGTTCCAGGAATGGGCGTAAATGCCCTATTTGCTTATACCATGGTTCAAGGAATGGGCCTATCTTGGCAATCGGCGCTTGGTGCTGTGTTTATCTCAGGGGTAATTTTTGTAGTCATCGCTTTTACAAAATACTCGAAGTTAATCAGTGATTCCATTCCAAGTTCGATAAAAGAAGCCATATCTGTTGGTCTTGGCTTATTCTTGATGCTAATCGGTCTTGAAAAGGGCGGGATAATCACAGGAGGTTCATCATCGATCGTCGCACTCGGAGATTTAAGCGATCCAGCGGTGTGTGCAACGGTGTTGACTTTTTTACTGGCAATCACGCTGTTCATCAAGAATGTCCCCGGTAATTTCATGATTACCATCCTGGCAGGCAGCCTCATTGCCTATTGGTTCGGGACTGTTCAACTATCGGAAATCCATTTTTCAGGCATAGACACAGCTTCCTACGGCAATCTCTTCTTTTCATTATCGTTCTTGGAAGTGAACCGGATTGAATTCTGGATAAGTGTATTTGCGATGACGATGGTTCTTGTTTTTGAAAATATTGGTCTTGTATACGGGCATGTAGACAGTATCAACCGCCAGGATGCCTATAAAAAGTCGCTGCAGGCGACAAGTGTGTCCGTTCTGTTATCAGGCTTATTCGGTTCGAGTCCTACCGTTGCAACAGTTGAAACGGCAGCTGGAATCGCATCAGGAGGCAGAACTGGTTTTACTTCAGTGGTGACTGGCGTGCTATTCATTCTATCACTTCTATTTATACCGGTGATTAAAGTAATCCCTGATAGCGCCATTGCCCCCATCTTAATTATCATTGGCATTTTGATGCTCGGAAACATAAAAAAGCTGAATTTCAGTGATTTAACCGAAAGCATACCTGCAATCATGATCATCACGATCATTCCTTTCACATACAGTATTGCCGATGGAATGGCATTCGGTTTCATCCTGTACCCGTTCTTGAAGCTTGTAACCGGAAAAGCGAGAGAAGTGTCAGCCCCGATGTATGTGAGTGCCGGAATGTTTATCGTCTACTTCATCATTGGTATGATCGGTTAA
- a CDS encoding beta-class carbonic anhydrase, which produces MSLLNEILDYNEQFVEKGEYVKYRTDKFPEKRMVIISCMDTRLVELLPKSLNVKNGDVKILKTAGAIVSHPFGSVMRSILVAIYELKADEVLVIPHHDCGMASVDADSLIEKMIGRDIPKSTIDTLGAAGIDIRNWLRGFDDVYESCKNSVEVIKGHPLIPKNIPVHGLIISPDTGKLELVVDGYSEGQK; this is translated from the coding sequence ATGAGTTTACTTAATGAGATTCTTGATTATAATGAACAGTTTGTAGAAAAAGGTGAATATGTTAAGTATAGGACGGATAAGTTTCCTGAGAAACGTATGGTCATCATAAGTTGTATGGACACTCGGCTCGTTGAACTATTGCCAAAATCCTTGAATGTAAAAAACGGCGATGTCAAAATCCTGAAGACTGCCGGGGCAATCGTCTCCCATCCATTCGGAAGTGTCATGCGGAGTATCCTTGTTGCCATTTACGAGCTAAAGGCGGATGAAGTATTGGTCATACCTCACCATGACTGTGGGATGGCATCAGTCGATGCCGATTCTCTAATAGAGAAGATGATCGGACGTGATATTCCAAAGAGCACCATCGATACACTGGGGGCTGCAGGAATCGATATCCGCAATTGGCTTCGCGGATTTGATGATGTTTATGAAAGCTGTAAGAATAGTGTCGAAGTGATTAAAGGACATCCTTTAATCCCTAAAAATATTCCTGTACATGGTCTTATCATTTCGCCTGATACAGGGAAGCTGGAATTGGTTGTCGATGGGTATTCTGAAGGGCAAAAATAA
- a CDS encoding DUF4870 domain-containing protein — protein MPTKDERVFAALIYVISFFTAFIGPLVIWLLKKDSSQFVDYHGREYLNFFISYTVYSIVAGILTIVLVGFLLLPVIGIALVVFTIIAAVRAYEGTDYRFPLVFRIL, from the coding sequence ATGCCTACTAAAGATGAAAGAGTGTTTGCTGCCCTTATTTATGTGATCAGCTTTTTTACAGCATTTATCGGTCCTTTGGTGATTTGGTTATTGAAGAAGGACTCGTCACAATTTGTGGATTATCACGGAAGGGAATACCTGAATTTTTTCATTTCCTACACCGTATATTCAATAGTTGCAGGGATACTCACTATAGTTTTGGTTGGATTCTTGCTATTGCCGGTTATCGGGATAGCTTTAGTCGTATTCACCATCATTGCTGCCGTTAGGGCTTATGAAGGAACGGATTATAGGTTCCCGTTGGTTTTCAGGATATTATAG
- a CDS encoding undecaprenyl-diphosphate phosphatase, whose amino-acid sequence MNEFQAFILGIIQGLTEFLPISSTGHLYLGRHIFHLDEAGIFLDTMLHIGTLLALLVVYKNDIIAILKKPFSKMTLLLIAGTIPAVIAGILLGDWFDGLSKTGVTIGWEFLATGLILWVADGVRKGGKSLNEISIKDALIIGTFQAAAIMPALSRSGLTIAAGLFCRLDRATAAYFSFLLSIPAITGGIVFQMKPIFTGEVERLPLTALFVGTLAAAIFGYIAVVWMIDFLKKRSLKIFSIYVWALGAIILFMQFTGEF is encoded by the coding sequence CTGAACGAATTTCAAGCCTTCATCCTTGGGATCATTCAAGGCTTGACTGAGTTTTTACCTATTTCAAGCACTGGACATTTATATTTAGGACGGCATATTTTCCATCTTGACGAGGCCGGCATTTTTCTGGATACCATGCTCCATATCGGAACCTTGCTGGCGTTATTGGTCGTCTATAAGAATGACATTATTGCCATTTTGAAGAAACCTTTCTCCAAAATGACCCTGCTTCTCATTGCTGGGACAATCCCTGCAGTGATTGCCGGCATTTTACTGGGAGATTGGTTTGATGGCCTTTCAAAAACAGGCGTGACCATAGGCTGGGAATTTTTAGCGACCGGGCTTATTTTATGGGTAGCGGACGGAGTAAGAAAAGGCGGCAAATCCCTTAATGAAATTTCGATAAAAGATGCCTTGATCATCGGTACCTTCCAAGCTGCTGCCATCATGCCTGCCCTTTCGCGCTCCGGCCTGACGATAGCCGCCGGCCTATTCTGCAGGCTGGATAGGGCCACTGCAGCCTATTTCTCCTTTTTGCTATCAATTCCTGCCATTACCGGGGGCATCGTATTTCAGATGAAACCGATTTTTACAGGAGAAGTTGAACGGCTGCCACTCACTGCGCTTTTCGTCGGAACCCTTGCCGCAGCAATCTTTGGTTATATAGCCGTCGTATGGATGATCGACTTCTTAAAAAAGCGATCATTGAAAATATTCTCCATTTATGTATGGGCCCTCGGAGCAATCATTTTATTCATGCAATTCACAGGTGAATTTTAA
- a CDS encoding GNAT family N-acetyltransferase: MLKKRDFTDCFSLYEQMTHPDVFPFVRHKVDSYEEYVFITKQTIEAEDAGQLISRTILDEWENPIGCISLYDIENGAGFLGTWLGKPYHGKGYNAIAKDAFFKELFFELGLETVFMRIRKKNIRSIKAAEKLPYAVNANETRKSLYDQINHEGDIYDLYEIPKDLYTFHILRQHDDDEQQLLEA; the protein is encoded by the coding sequence ATGTTAAAAAAGAGAGATTTCACAGATTGTTTTTCTCTTTATGAACAAATGACGCATCCAGATGTCTTCCCTTTCGTGCGCCATAAGGTAGATTCATATGAAGAATATGTTTTCATTACTAAGCAAACGATCGAAGCCGAAGATGCTGGGCAACTCATATCACGAACAATCTTGGATGAATGGGAAAATCCCATCGGTTGCATTTCTTTATACGATATTGAAAATGGTGCAGGTTTCTTAGGCACATGGCTTGGCAAGCCTTATCATGGAAAAGGGTATAATGCCATTGCAAAAGACGCTTTCTTTAAAGAGCTTTTTTTCGAGCTCGGTTTGGAAACGGTCTTCATGCGTATTCGCAAAAAAAATATCCGCTCTATAAAAGCCGCAGAAAAGCTTCCCTATGCCGTCAATGCCAACGAAACAAGAAAATCCCTTTATGATCAGATCAATCATGAAGGAGATATCTACGATTTGTATGAAATCCCTAAAGATTTATACACCTTTCATATCCTTAGACAGCATGATGATGACGAACAGCAGTTACTTGAAGCATAG
- a CDS encoding CidA/LrgA family protein, giving the protein MKKTFAFIVQLIFLLIICKLGYYLANLLHLPIPGNVIGMILLFSLLQTKIIKVEWIELTSGFLVKHLAFFFIPISISLMTMGWLFIEFGLPLALTLGVSLIFGFIVSAWTVQKLSHRGEVKQHDSVHHNL; this is encoded by the coding sequence ATGAAAAAAACATTTGCTTTTATCGTGCAGCTTATCTTTCTGCTCATCATTTGCAAGCTCGGCTATTATTTAGCCAATTTACTTCATTTACCCATACCAGGCAACGTCATCGGCATGATTCTGTTATTCAGTTTATTACAGACGAAGATTATTAAGGTCGAGTGGATCGAACTTACATCCGGTTTTTTAGTAAAGCACCTAGCCTTTTTCTTCATTCCCATTTCAATCAGTTTAATGACCATGGGATGGCTTTTCATTGAATTCGGTTTGCCACTTGCACTTACATTGGGAGTCAGCCTAATATTTGGATTCATCGTTTCAGCTTGGACCGTTCAGAAGCTATCCCATAGAGGAGAGGTTAAGCAGCATGACAGCGTTCATCACAACTTATAG